One Megamonas hypermegale genomic window carries:
- a CDS encoding MBL fold metallo-hydrolase, whose translation MQISVLASGSKGNCSLIQADDTAILIDVGISARRIKQKLSELSLDIADISCILITHEHIDHIRGLKTLSKNYHIPIYSKLDTFKSISFIKDIPPECCHILPNNEFTVGNLNINNFSISHDAADPVGYKVKTKNANITLATDLGFATDTVKKALDNSDILILEANHDINLLQNGSYPWNLKKRILGTRGHLSNTDAGFTLKNLNHKPQEVILAHLSEQNNTPQTALNTIEAITQKQINLHVASPDKTLTLNFN comes from the coding sequence CAAGCTGATGATACGGCTATTTTAATTGATGTCGGTATAAGTGCACGTCGCATAAAACAAAAACTATCTGAACTTAGTTTAGATATAGCTGATATTTCTTGTATATTAATCACACATGAACATATCGACCATATTCGCGGCTTAAAAACACTGAGTAAAAATTACCATATACCGATATATTCAAAACTTGATACATTTAAATCCATATCATTTATCAAGGATATACCGCCTGAATGCTGCCATATTTTACCTAATAATGAATTTACTGTAGGCAATTTAAATATAAATAATTTTTCCATCTCTCATGATGCAGCTGACCCAGTTGGCTATAAAGTCAAAACTAAAAACGCTAATATAACATTAGCTACAGATTTAGGCTTTGCCACTGATACAGTAAAAAAAGCATTAGATAATTCCGATATTCTGATTTTAGAAGCAAACCATGATATAAATTTATTACAAAATGGTTCATATCCATGGAATTTAAAAAAGCGTATTTTAGGCACACGCGGTCATTTATCTAATACTGATGCAGGCTTTACTTTAAAAAATTTAAATCATAAGCCACAAGAGGTAATACTCGCTCATTTAAGCGAGCAAAATAATACACCGCAAACTGCATTAAATACTATAGAAGCTATTACTCAAAAGCAAATAAATCTTCATGTTGCTTCACCTGATAAAACATTAACTTTAAATTTTAATTGA